From the Lolium rigidum isolate FL_2022 chromosome 2, APGP_CSIRO_Lrig_0.1, whole genome shotgun sequence genome, one window contains:
- the LOC124690061 gene encoding 3-phosphoshikimate 1-carboxyvinyltransferase, chloroplastic-like, which produces MLEALDALGLSVEADKVAKRAVVVGCGGRFPIEKDAKEEVKLFLGNAGTAMRPLTAAVVAAGGNATYVLDGVPRMRERPIGDLVVGLKQLGASVHCFLGTDCPPVRINGIGGLPGGKVKLSHGRAGYRCPQEPWPAGKSSRRRAHSCRPLTRASDSMASPWPVEAAGRSSTGDRW; this is translated from the exons ATGCTCGAGGCCCTGGACGCGCTTGGGCTCTCAGTGGAAGCAGACAAAGTTGCAAAAAGAGCTGTAGTCGTCGGCTGCGGCGGCAGGTTCCCGATTGAAAAGGATGCCAAGGAGGAAGTAAAGCTCTTCTTGGGCAACGCTGGAACTGCAATGCGGCCATTGACGGCAGCTGTAGTAGCTGCTGGTGGAAATGCGAC TTATGTTCTTGATGGAGTACCAAGAATGAGGGAGCGTCCTATCGGTGACTTAGTTGTCGGTTTGAAACAACTAGGTGCGAGTGTTCATTGTTTCCTCGGCACTGACTGCCCACCTGTTCGTATCAACGGCATTGGAGGGCTACCTGGTGGCAAG GTTAAGCTGTCACATGGCCGCGCCGGCTACCGCTGCCCGCAGGAGCCCTGGCCGGCGGGGAAATCGAGTAGGAGAAGAGCTCACTCATGCCGTCCGCTGACGCGGGCCAGCGACAGCATGGCGTCCCCATGGCCAGTGGAAGCGGCCGGTCGGAGCAGCACCGGCGACCGCtggtag